From the genome of Chroococcidiopsis sp. TS-821:
GTGATTGACTCGCAGGGTCGGGTGATTGGCACCTGGGCGGACGTGCTCAACCGCGCCAACTTGGGCATGGAAGTGATGCACGAGCGCAACGCGCACAACTTCCCCCTCGACTTAGCTGCTGGCGACGCTACTCCTGTTGCCCTCACTGCTCCTAGCATTCATGGCTAATTCGACAATCGAATAGTATTAATAAACGAGCGCTCCTTTCTTAAAGGGGCGTTTTTCTTTTTATCCTGTCACAGGACGCCTAGAACAGATAGGATAGTGTATAGAGTGACCAAGGAGAAGGAGGACAACAACGGTTTACGCACGTCCTTTAGCGCGTTTAATTGAACAACTACAGCGCTTGCCTGGAGTTGGTCCTAAAACTGCCCAGCGCTTAGCTTTACATATTTTAAAAAGACCAGAAACTGAGGTAAGAGCTTTAGCACAAGCATTGATTGATGCAAAGCAACAGGTTGGTTTGTGTTCTGTGTGTTTTCATCTGTCGGCTGAACCAGTATGTGAAATTTGTCGGAATACTAACCGCGACAATCATACGATTTGTGTTGTGAGTGACTCCCGCGATGTGATTGCACTAGAAAGAACGCGAGAGTATCGCGGTAAGTACCACGTTTTGGGTGGTGTGATTTCGCCGATGGATGGTATTGGTCCAGAACAGTTGACTATTCAAGCACTCGTACGACGAGTCAGCCAGCAACAACCTAAAGAGGTGATTTTGGCGATTAGTCCTAGCGTAGAAGGAGAGACAACCACTCTCTATTTAGGTCAACTTTTGAAGCCATTTACGCGCGTAACGCGCATTGCTTTTGGTTTACCTGTAGGAGGGGACTTGGAGTACGCAGATGAAGTTACACTTGCTAGAGCACTTGAAGGTAGACGAGAATTAGATTGAAAGTAAAGAGTTTAATGTTGCTGTTGGTGCGATCGCAGCGATCCCGAAATTTTATAGAAACGATCGTATTATTTTTTCGAGGTGCTTCTATATCGTTGTCGCATCTTTTTTGATTATTGACACCAGTCGGTCGCTAAGGTTAGCGACAAAGAAGCTTTTTTAATTTTCATACCTCGTTTAGACATTGTAAGCTTTGTAACCAACAATTTGCAACGTATATCACATTTATCTATCATTTTGCATAAAACGAAACAAACCTACGTAGAAAAACTGATTTCCTCTGCTCTAGAATTGAGGATACTGTAAGTGTCAACACTACTTTAGTGAACACTGATTTAGCTAGAAGAGCTTGTATGATTTTTTCAAAATATTGAGATACACAGCGATGAGCGTTGGCTGTGATTGGGCGAAATTTTAGCTTTTAGGGCAATAATAGCTTTTCAATGTAATGTTTTGAGTGATACAAAGCTTGAGTTAAGTAGTGATTGCCAGGGAGTTTGATCGTTCATTTTTTGCAATTCATGATCTCGCCGTTGTACAAAACAGAAAGTTCTCAGGTGAACCATTTTGATTCAGAACCGCCGAAGATTTTAGTTGTGGACGACCATGCAGCGAGTCGGATGACTGCAGTTGCATTGTTAGCAGTAGAAGGGTACGAGGTTTTAGAAGCGGATAGTGGTGTAGCAGCGCTAGATCTTGTGACACGCAGTCAGCCAGATTTGATCTTACTCGATGTCATGATGCCTGGCATGGATGGGTTTGAAGTGTGCCGTCAACTCAAACAGGACGAACAAACTCGATTGATTCCTGTTATTTTTATCACAGCTTTGAACGATCGGCGATCGCGCATCAGCGGAATTGAAGCCGGAGGAGATGACTTTCTCTCTAAACCTTTCGATCGACTGGAGCTAGCAGCGCGTGTCAAATCGCTAGTACGACAAAAATGCTTAAACGAAGATTTAGATCATGCTGAACAAGTTTTATTTTCGATCGCGCAAGCAATTGAGAGCCGCGATCCTAACACAGGCAATCATTGTGAAAGATTGGTAGAGTTAAGCACAGCTTTTGGTGAATATCTTCAGCTTTCACGCACGCAAATGCGCAATTTGCAGTGGGGAAGCTATCTACACGACATTGGTAAAGTTGGTATTCCTGACGCAGTACTGCTTAAAGCTGGAAAATTAACACCACACGAATGGGAAACAATGCGCCAGCACGTTCTTATTGGGGAAAAAATTTGCTTGCCTTTACGTTCAATGCGCGGCGTAATCCCCATTATTCGCCATCATCACGAACGCTGGGATGGTTCGGGGTATCCTGATGGGTTAGTAGGAGATCGCATTCCGTATCTCGCGCAAGTATTTCAAATTATTGATATTTACGATGCGCTAACGAGCGAGCGTCCCTATAAACGTGCTTTGTCGAGCAGAGAAGCATTGGAAGTGATTGCTGAAGAAACTGCAAAGGGATGGCGCAATCCTACACTTGTCAAACAGTTTATGGAATTTATTCAATCGCGTGACGAACAGTAGCGATCGCTTTTGCGGCACTTGGAGCAATTAGCTGATATTATTAACCCGACGAAAGCTTGATAGCTGATTATGGTAGCGGTAGCAATTTTAGCAGCAGGACGCGGTACGCGGATGAAATCCTCTTTACCTAAGGTGTTACATCCTTTAGGAGGAAGGTCGATCGTTGAGCAGGTTCTCCAAAGTTTACATAAAATTTCACCAACGCGGTGTCTGGTGATTGTTGGTTATCAGGCAGAGCAAGTCAAAGCATCGCTTACTAAGGTAGCATCTAAGCTGACGATTCCCTTAGAGTTTGTCGAGCAAACTGAGCAATTAGGAACAGGTCACGCGATTCAACAAGTTGTACCGTATTTAGAGAACTTTACGGATGATTTACTCGTACTTAATGGCGACGTTCCCTTATTACGACCAGAAACGCTGCAAAATCTGCTGCAAACGCACAAAAAACATCAAAATGCTGCAACAATTTTGACTGCGCAGTTACCCAACCCCCAAGGCTATGGACGCGTATTTTGTGACGAACGTCATATTGTCCAGCAAATTGTGGAAGACCGCGATTGTTCGCCAGCACAGAAACAAAACTGTCGCATTAATGCTGGAGTTTATTGCTTTCGCTGGAAAGACCTAGCTGAAGTCTTACCGCGATTGCAACCGAATAATAACCAAAAAGAATACTATTTGACCGATACTGTCAGTTTCTTAGAGCCTGTCATGGCAGTTGACGTTGAAGATTACCAAGAAATTTTGGGAATTAATGACCGACAGCAACTTGCGGCTGCTTATAGTATATTGCAAGAACGAATCAAGTCAAAGTGGATGGCTGCGGGTGTCACGCTGGTCGATCCTGCGAGCATTACAATTGACGATACGGTAGAAATTCAACCTGATGTGATTATCGAACCGCAAACGCATCTGCGCGGACAGACGGTGATTCAATCAGGATGTCGGATTGGACCTGGTAGTTTGGTCGAAAACAGCCGTCTAGATGAGAATGTGAGCGTGCTGTATTCGGTTGTAACTGATAGTAGCGTTGCCGCAAATACGCGAATTGGTCCTTATGCGCATTTACGCGGTCATGCGGTTGTAGGTGCGGGGTGTAAGATTGGAAATTTTGTTGAGTTGAAAAACAGTCAACTCGGCGATCGCACGAATGTGGCGCATTTATCGTATCTTGGAGATGCTACGCTCGGAACGCAAGTTAACGTAGGTGCGGGGACGATAACTGCCAATTATGACGGCGTCCAAAAGCATCCGACAAAGATCGGCGATCGCTCTAAAACAGGTGCAAACAGTGTTTTAGTTGCACCAATAACAATTGGTAACGATGTCAACATCGCAGCAGGTTCAGCCGTCACAGAAGATGCTCCTGATGATTGTTTAGTAATTGGTCGAGCGCGTCAAGTGATTAAACCAGGTTGGCGGTTAAAAAACAGGGATCGGGGATCAAAGGTTGGAGGTCAGGAAGAAAAGTAGAATGCCTCTCGTTTAAAGTAGTAGTGAAGCTATATGCTGTCGATTTGGGATGGAAGAACTACTAGAGCTTCGGAAACTACTGCAGCAAGGCAAGGTTGATGAAGCTTTGCTGTTGGTGGACGAGTTGGAAGACATCAGCCTGAGTGACAAAATTAATAAAATTGATAGCTATGGCGTGATATTACTCGTTCATCTGATCAAACAGCAGGCAGAAAAACGCTCAACCCGCTCTTGGGAGATTTCTATTGAAAATGCGTCGCGAGAACTCAAAAAACTCAATAAACGCCGCAAAGCGGGTGGTTGTTATTTATCGTCAGCGCAACTACGTGAAATTCTCCAAGAGGGGTATCAAATGGCACTCAAACGAGCCTCTGTTGAAGCCTTTGAAGGGCGTTTTGAGGCTGAGGAATTGGAAAGTATGGTTGATAAGCAAATGATTTTGGCGCAGGCGATCGCTTTAGTTCAGCAGTAGCTTGTCAGTTCGCCCGTCCATTCCAGTGTATCGCCCACTTGCTCGCCAGTATGATAGGCAGCAAGTAGCACTTCACTCGTTTTTCCCCAAGCGATCGCGCCAGTTGCATCAATGGCAATTGCGCCTAAATCGCGTTTGCGATTATATGCTTCGGTAAACGAACGTTGCATCGCTTCCGGTAAAGCTAAACCATCGGTGACGCGGACAACAATTCGCGCCGCTAAACATTCGTCAATAATGTCTTCACCTATTCCCGTACAACTCACTGCTGCGTCGGCTGTGGCATAATTACCAGCAGGCATTGCAGAATCACTTACGCGCCCGATCCGCTCAAAACCTTTACCGCCCGTCGAAGTACCAACCGCTAAGTGTCCTTGCGTATCGAGGGCGACAACGCCGATTGTACCGCGTCTAGCATTACTCGATTCGACTAATTCTTTTTCGGCAACGACCCCCGCCATTTTTTTCTCAAAATTATCTTGTCTCTCCTGAAGCCACTCTTGCAACCGCAACTCCGTCAAAGCATCGTAACTAGGAATTTGCAATTCGCGTAATAATTCGGCTGCACCATAGTCAGATAGCACGCGATCTGCGGAATTTTGTAAATTTTGCGCCAAATCAATTGGGTGCTGTACCCGCGAGACGTTAATCACGCCACTAAAGCGCTGGTAAACACCATCCATGAGCGACGCACTCATGCGAATTTGACCGTCAGATTGCAGCACCGAACCTGTACCAGCATTAAAGCGCGGATCGTCTTCTAGTAGTTGACAGCCACGAACAACAGCCTCCATAGCTGGTGCACCTGCAAGTAATAGTGCATAGACCTCCTCGATAACTGAGTAGAGCGATCGCCGAATAATTTCTACTCCGCCTTTACTTTTCAGGGAACTACCCGCCCCGCCATGAATAATTAACTTTGGTTGCACTCGTCATCCTATAGTTCTAGATTTGTGATTTTAGATTTTAGATTATCTATAAAAAGGATTTAGTAATGTATGGTGAATAATGCTCAAATTTTGTCGCTATGAAGTTTGGTAATTGGTCATGGGTAATGAGCTTTTAATATCTCTTGCCTATTACCCTGTGTTACCACATTAATCTACATTTGAGCGCCGCCGCCGACAGCGTTCAGAGCAATACTTTACATCATCCCAACAATCTGCCCATTTTTTCCGCCAAGTAAAGGGACGCTGACAAACAGGACAAATTTTGGTAGGTAAATCTGATTTAGCGCGAGTTCGTGCCATGTTGAATAATTAAGACATTGCTAATGTAATTTTAAGAAAAATTACGAGAACGAAGTTATGGTAGAAACCGCCTTAGCTGGAGTACGGATAGTTTTAGTCGAACCAGCAGGGGCTTTAAATGTTGGGGCGATCGCGCGTGTCATGAAAAATTCAGCGCTAGAACATCTTGTCTTAGTGAATCCGCAGTGCGATCCGCTATCTAAGGAAGCGCAGCAAATGGCGGTTCACGCTGTAGATATTTTAGAAAATGCAGTTCAAGTCGCAACGTTACCAGAAGCCCTAGTAGACTGTACGCGCGCGATCGCAACCACCGCCCGCGATCGCGACATACCAATTACCCTCGAACATCCACGTACAGCACTACCATGGTTAATCGAGCAACAAAACACTGCTCTTATTTTTGGCCCAGAATATCGCGGCTTGAGTAACGAAGAATTAAAATACGCACAACGCTTTGTCCGCATTCCGACAAGCGATCGCTATCCATCGCTCAATCTTGCTACCTCTGTTGCAATTTGTGCCTATGAGTTGTTTCAGCGTGCAACGCAGTCAACACCAACCGCTTTACCGAGCGATTCTGATGCTGCTTCATTGGATATGTTAGAGGGCTATTATCAACAATTAGAGCGAGTGTTACTCGACATTGGTTATCTTTACCCGCACACTGCTGCAAGTCGAATGCAAAAGTTTCGCCAAGTGTTCAACCGTACGCAACTGACGGCATCTGAAGTTGCTATGTTGCGAGGAGTTTTATCACAAATACAATGGGCATTGCAGCAGAAAACCCAAGAAAAAAGCTAAATTTACGCTTTTATCAGTACAAATGAACTATTTCGCATTATTTTAAGCTGTAATTGATCGCCATTTATTCACAGATTGGTATAAACTAAGTTGCCAACGCCACATATCTAGGGTGCTTGAGGAGTTAGACGTGAAACAACTGTCTGCTACAGAGTTAAAGGTATCAAAAACCCCAGTTTCCGAGGGTAAAACTACAGTACGACGGGAAAATCACTTCTCGGATAGCAGCCAGCAAAAAGTCTTCAATAAAAGGAGTCAATCCACTTCAGGCTCAGCATCAACAGCCCATGGGAAAGCACGCAAAATTGTTGACTTACCTTTGAGTCCGCAAATCGCGAATCAAAATGCTAGGGCACGCCAGCCCAATTACAGAAATGGAAATACTCCTCAAAATGCGGGACGCCGACCGTCAATACAGATACCTCTATCTCAAGAAACGAGTGAGAAGCAACGCATTATTGAGCGCACGGTGATAGCACCGCGCCCGCTACGCGAAAAACGCCGCAGTCACGGTCTTCGTAACTTGACAAAACCGTTGCTATATGCATCAAGGATAGTGATTTTAGGTGTGGGAGTCGCCGCGATCGCCGGAACTGTATTGTCAGCATTAGATCCTACCAATCGCATCAAAGCTGAAGATCCGCAATCTTCGGTAGCACAAGAGGAAGTGAAAGAAGTTGCATTTGTTCCAGGCTCGGCGTTGCAGATGACGCAAGAAATGAGTTCGTTAAAAACAACGGTAGAACAGTTAGCAGCGAAACAAAAAAATCTTCTTCCAGGCGTCTTTTTCCTAGATTTAGACACGGGAGCGTACTTAGAAATTAATGGAAACTCAACTTTTGCTTCGGCAAGCACGATCAAAGTGCCCATACTAGTTGCTTTTTTCCAAGATGTCGATGCGGGTAAGATTCGCTTGGATGAACGGCTGACGCTAAAAAAAGAGTTAGTGGGCGGTGGTTCGGGAGATATGCAATACAAGCCCTTGGGAACGCAATTCACCGCGCTAGAAACAGCCACCAAGATGATTACAATCAGCGATAATACCGCAACGAATCTACTCATTGAGCGTATGGGTGGCGCTGCTGCATTAAATCAACGATTTCTGAGTTGGGGATTGCCAGCAACACAAATTCGGAACCTACTCCCAGATTTAGAAGGAACAAATACAACAAGCCCCAGAGATTTAGCACATTTAATGGCGTTAGTCGATGATGGCAAGTTGATGTCCCTGCGATCGCGCGATCGCTTGTTAGATATCATGCGACGCACAGTAACTAATACTTTACTACCACGCGGTTTAGGTGAAGGTGCCAGAATTGCGCATAAAACAGGTGATATCGGCTCTTTAGTTGGTGATGTGGGCTTAGTGGATATGCCGAATGGCAAGCGTTATATCGCAGTCGCAATGGTAAAACGTCCGCATAATGACGGTCGCGCTCAAGAACTCATTCGGCAAATTTCGCGTGCTGCTTATCAAGAATTAAGTAAACCAAACGTCGATCAAATCTTGCGGACAACACCTTTTGTAACAACAACTACTGTCCCAGTGGAAAACCCAGCAGCTACAAACGAATCTTCTGCAGCAACGACTGATGGCAATCAGCCATCTCCTACTTCTCAATAGACCAAACTATTTCGCAACAAAAACCTGCTAGAAAACGTCACGGGAACGCCTATTCCATCTAAAATTGCTTCTCCACTATATTTTTTGTCGCGCATGAATGTGAAGATGAGGTTCAGTGGTATTTCCTGAATTTCCTACCTGGGCGATCGATTGATTTACGCTAACTATCTCTCCTTGATTGACAGTAAGACTTCCCCTCATCAAATGAGCAACTACTATTTCAACGCGATCGCAGGCGATTAAAACATAGTTTCCCGCGGGATGTTGTCGATCTGTTTCTGGTAGAACTAAGTCAGGAAAACTATTGACAGCACCTATAGACAGTGTCTTGAATCGCATATTTTGTTAGTTCTCTGGGGTAAAGTCCATTGGCTCTAGTACCAAAGCTATTAAGTTTTACAATGTCCAATGCATATTGTTGAGCGCGATCTGTATTGTGGTGATTGACGAGCGAGCTATTTCCACCATGAGCTACATAATATGTTCCATTTTTTAGTGGAAAAGCAAGTTCAACAGGGTGGTTATGAAACGAAAAGCCTTGCAAAGCGAAAAAATTGAGATTGGCAAATAATATTATTGCAAAATAGTTAATATCTAAAGACAATAAATTTTTATAATTTTTTGTTGCCAAAAAGGGTAATTGTTGCACTTTATTATTATATGAATTAATTACTGCTATGACAAAATGAATGATAAGAATAAACCTTAAGTAGTAACTCAACCAATCTTCCTATGAGGAAAATGTAAAAAATGTAGAGTGTATCAACTAATTATTGAGTAACCAATCAACTTTGCTCTTTGCTTCACCTCTCCATAACCAAGAGAGAAAAATAGCAGGAAGAAGGAGATGGGTAATAAACAGCAATCCTATTTCAAGTAGCATATTCTACTAATTCATAATTCGTAATTTGTAGTTTGTAGTTAACAATTTTTGGAGCGCCGCTCTGTTATCAGAAATTATAGAAATATTATTACTTAAACAGCAATTGTGTAATTTAGTTATGCAGGTAAGAGAATATTGCTTAAAATAAAGGAGTAATAGATGTCAAATAAGTTAAAAATTGCTTACCTACTTTCGCTCATTATTGCAATTTTGACATTTGTTGCCGCTACAGGTGGGCTTGTTATTCAAAATTTATATCGAGACAATTTGTTTGTGACGGCTGGATGGTTCGGAAATGACTTAGTGACATTGTTTGTAGGATTGCCTACTTTAGTCATAGCTCTAATGCTATCGGCACGCGGTTCACAGCGATCGCAACTTGTGTGGTTAGGAATGGTGAACTACACGCTTTATAACTTCGCGTTTTATCTGTTTGGTGCAGCTTACAATCGCTTTTTTCTAATTTATGTAGCGTTATTTACGTTGTCTATTTTTGCGTTGATTTTTGGGCTAGTGGGGCTTGACGTCAAGGAAATTAGTCAGAAATTTCAAACTAAAACACCTGTAAAGTCGATCGGTACGTATATGCTGTTTGTCGCGATCGCGCTCGGTGGGTTTTGGATTTTGCAATCGTTGAATTTTGTATTAACTGGGCAAGTTCCCGAAATCATCATTACCGTAGATGGCTACACCAACATTATTGCGGCTTTAGATTTATCGATGGTGGTGTCGGTGTTTGCCTTAGGTGGAATATGGCTATGGCAGCGTCTTCCTTGGGGATATGTGTTGGGAGTTATAGCAAACGTTAAGGGTGCTGTTTATACGCTCGCATTAACTGCTGCTACAATATCTGCCACACAAGCTGGTGTTGGAGAGGCGACATTAGTTCCTGTGTGGGGCTTTTTGTCACTGGGTAGCCTAATATCAAGCTTGGTTTTACTCAAGTTTTATGCTCATAGCTGATGACTTAAGATTAACGACCTGCTATACGGCTTGAGTTGTTGGCTAGAACGTAGCTGTAAGGCGATATAAGGGGCGAGTCTGAGACTTTGATGCAGTCACAATAATCTTTACCTCTTGACCTTGAAGTCAGCTATAAGGTTTACACTGAAGTCAACACTTGAGGAGAACTTTAAGATGACGAAGCGTTTAGTTGAGGTTTTCACAGCAGGTTGCCCATTATGTGATGAAACTGTCAGCTTGGTAAGAGAGTTGGCGCGTGACAATTGTGAGATTCAGGTATGGGATTTGCGTGAAGGATGTGCAACTAATGAATGCCGTGAGAAAGCAAGTCAATACGGAATTCATCGCGTTCCGGCAGTCGTAGTTAATGGCAAGCTAGCAGAATGTTGTCAAAATCAACAGCCGATTTCTCGTGAAGCACTATTGACCGCTGGCATTGGGCAAAACTAAAGCAAGAGCGCAGGAGAGACAAATCTCTCCTGTTATTGAGTATTAATGTGACTATGAACAAAGGTTTATTGATCGGTGAGTTAAGTCGGCGATTGCATCTCTCTACCCAGACTATCCGGTATTACGAGCGGTTAGGACTGCTTAACCCACCCAAACGGACTGAATCGCAGTATCGCGTTTACGGAACAGATGACGAGGAACGACTGCGCTTCATTCAAAAAGCTAAACAGTTTGGGCTATCGCTGGATGAAATCAAACAATTGATCGAGATTAGGACGAGCGGGACACCTCCCTGTTCAGCTCTCAAACGTATGGTAAAGCAACATCTCGATGAACTAGCTCGGCGTATTTGTGATATGCTGGCATTTCGCCAAGAATTAGCTAGCCGATACGAGGCAATAGAATCTTTGCTTACTGATGCCTACGATACCACAACTGAAACTTCTTATGGTGGGAAAATTTGTGGATTAATTGAGCAATCAAGCGAGACAATTAGCACCGAAGGACGATCGTGCAACCTAAAACAGCCTTACTGCTTTTACTCAAATATCAGAATTAGTGGTTAAACAAACAATTGAGAAGTTGGTTATGTAACAGCGTAGTATAACAAGTTGATGAAGCGGACGGCTAGAAGATCTTGGTAGGGGTGCTAAGGTCGCTTGCTGCCGCTTATCTTAGTCGTTGTGGTGTATCAACATTATCTAAAACAAGCCACGTATACTGCAGCAATGACTCTAACCCTTGGCGAGTTGCAGCAGAAATGAGAAAAGGTTTGTTACCATGACGCTGTGCCAGTTCCTGGGCGATCGCGGTTACAGTATCTTCATCAACGGCGTCAATTTTATTCAATGCTAAGATTTGCGGGCGGTCGGGTAATCCGCGTCCGTAGGCGTGTAATTCTTGCTGAATTGTTTGATAGTCACTAATAGGATCTGCAGTGGTAATGTCTACTAAATGCAATAGCAAACGAGTACGCTCGATATGACGCAAGAAATCATGTCCTAACCCTGCGCCTTGATGCGCGCCAGCGATTAAACCAGGAATATCGGCAAACACTGTACCATCACCTGTTGGTTTACGGACGACCCCTAGATTAGGGACAAGAGTTGTAAAAGGA
Proteins encoded in this window:
- a CDS encoding two-component system response regulator: MISPLYKTESSQVNHFDSEPPKILVVDDHAASRMTAVALLAVEGYEVLEADSGVAALDLVTRSQPDLILLDVMMPGMDGFEVCRQLKQDEQTRLIPVIFITALNDRRSRISGIEAGGDDFLSKPFDRLELAARVKSLVRQKCLNEDLDHAEQVLFSIAQAIESRDPNTGNHCERLVELSTAFGEYLQLSRTQMRNLQWGSYLHDIGKVGIPDAVLLKAGKLTPHEWETMRQHVLIGEKICLPLRSMRGVIPIIRHHHERWDGSGYPDGLVGDRIPYLAQVFQIIDIYDALTSERPYKRALSSREALEVIAEETAKGWRNPTLVKQFMEFIQSRDEQ
- the glmU gene encoding bifunctional UDP-N-acetylglucosamine diphosphorylase/glucosamine-1-phosphate N-acetyltransferase GlmU, which produces MVAVAILAAGRGTRMKSSLPKVLHPLGGRSIVEQVLQSLHKISPTRCLVIVGYQAEQVKASLTKVASKLTIPLEFVEQTEQLGTGHAIQQVVPYLENFTDDLLVLNGDVPLLRPETLQNLLQTHKKHQNAATILTAQLPNPQGYGRVFCDERHIVQQIVEDRDCSPAQKQNCRINAGVYCFRWKDLAEVLPRLQPNNNQKEYYLTDTVSFLEPVMAVDVEDYQEILGINDRQQLAAAYSILQERIKSKWMAAGVTLVDPASITIDDTVEIQPDVIIEPQTHLRGQTVIQSGCRIGPGSLVENSRLDENVSVLYSVVTDSSVAANTRIGPYAHLRGHAVVGAGCKIGNFVELKNSQLGDRTNVAHLSYLGDATLGTQVNVGAGTITANYDGVQKHPTKIGDRSKTGANSVLVAPITIGNDVNIAAGSAVTEDAPDDCLVIGRARQVIKPGWRLKNRDRGSKVGGQEEK
- a CDS encoding DUF29 family protein; translation: MEELLELRKLLQQGKVDEALLLVDELEDISLSDKINKIDSYGVILLVHLIKQQAEKRSTRSWEISIENASRELKKLNKRRKAGGCYLSSAQLREILQEGYQMALKRASVEAFEGRFEAEELESMVDKQMILAQAIALVQQ
- a CDS encoding isoaspartyl peptidase/L-asparaginase, with the protein product MQPKLIIHGGAGSSLKSKGGVEIIRRSLYSVIEEVYALLLAGAPAMEAVVRGCQLLEDDPRFNAGTGSVLQSDGQIRMSASLMDGVYQRFSGVINVSRVQHPIDLAQNLQNSADRVLSDYGAAELLRELQIPSYDALTELRLQEWLQERQDNFEKKMAGVVAEKELVESSNARRGTIGVVALDTQGHLAVGTSTGGKGFERIGRVSDSAMPAGNYATADAAVSCTGIGEDIIDECLAARIVVRVTDGLALPEAMQRSFTEAYNRKRDLGAIAIDATGAIAWGKTSEVLLAAYHTGEQVGDTLEWTGELTSYC
- a CDS encoding DUF2256 domain-containing protein — translated: MARTRAKSDLPTKICPVCQRPFTWRKKWADCWDDVKYCSERCRRRRSNVD
- a CDS encoding RNA methyltransferase produces the protein MVETALAGVRIVLVEPAGALNVGAIARVMKNSALEHLVLVNPQCDPLSKEAQQMAVHAVDILENAVQVATLPEALVDCTRAIATTARDRDIPITLEHPRTALPWLIEQQNTALIFGPEYRGLSNEELKYAQRFVRIPTSDRYPSLNLATSVAICAYELFQRATQSTPTALPSDSDAASLDMLEGYYQQLERVLLDIGYLYPHTAASRMQKFRQVFNRTQLTASEVAMLRGVLSQIQWALQQKTQEKS
- a CDS encoding serine hydrolase, with protein sequence MKQLSATELKVSKTPVSEGKTTVRRENHFSDSSQQKVFNKRSQSTSGSASTAHGKARKIVDLPLSPQIANQNARARQPNYRNGNTPQNAGRRPSIQIPLSQETSEKQRIIERTVIAPRPLREKRRSHGLRNLTKPLLYASRIVILGVGVAAIAGTVLSALDPTNRIKAEDPQSSVAQEEVKEVAFVPGSALQMTQEMSSLKTTVEQLAAKQKNLLPGVFFLDLDTGAYLEINGNSTFASASTIKVPILVAFFQDVDAGKIRLDERLTLKKELVGGGSGDMQYKPLGTQFTALETATKMITISDNTATNLLIERMGGAAALNQRFLSWGLPATQIRNLLPDLEGTNTTSPRDLAHLMALVDDGKLMSLRSRDRLLDIMRRTVTNTLLPRGLGEGARIAHKTGDIGSLVGDVGLVDMPNGKRYIAVAMVKRPHNDGRAQELIRQISRAAYQELSKPNVDQILRTTPFVTTTTVPVENPAATNESSAATTDGNQPSPTSQ
- a CDS encoding M23 family metallopeptidase; translated protein: MRFKTLSIGAVNSFPDLVLPETDRQHPAGNYVLIACDRVEIVVAHLMRGSLTVNQGEIVSVNQSIAQVGNSGNTTEPHLHIHARQKI
- a CDS encoding thioredoxin family protein → MTKRLVEVFTAGCPLCDETVSLVRELARDNCEIQVWDLREGCATNECREKASQYGIHRVPAVVVNGKLAECCQNQQPISREALLTAGIGQN
- a CDS encoding heavy metal-responsive transcriptional regulator gives rise to the protein MNKGLLIGELSRRLHLSTQTIRYYERLGLLNPPKRTESQYRVYGTDDEERLRFIQKAKQFGLSLDEIKQLIEIRTSGTPPCSALKRMVKQHLDELARRICDMLAFRQELASRYEAIESLLTDAYDTTTETSYGGKICGLIEQSSETISTEGRSCNLKQPYCFYSNIRISG